The Methanolacinia petrolearia DSM 11571 genome has a segment encoding these proteins:
- a CDS encoding Orn/Lys/Arg family decarboxylase: MNPEERLQVGVIDANVHTDTPAGRAVTKIIQDLAEYGIEVTVLVSTEDARAALSNLPSADCIMVNWNVGESDDSPAGKKVASGVDANLIISEIRKRNEEIPIFLMGEPTSEPPKKLPIEMIKGINEFVWVMDDTAEFLAGRIRAAAKRYRDQLLPPFFGELVNFSRDFEYSWHTPGHAGGTAFRKSPAGRAFFNFFGEQLFRSDISISVGELGSLLDHSGPVGEAERYAAKVFGADSTYFVTNGTSTSNKIVFFGRVTADDIVLVDRNCHKSAEHALTMTHAVPVYLIPTRNRYGIIGPIHPEEFSPETIKAKIAASPLTKKLKNKTPIHSIITNSTYDGLCYHAEWVENELGKSVDSIHFDEAWYGYARFNPMYRNRFAMRDGAKNPGGPTVFATQSTHKLLAALSQASMVHVRNGRVPIEHSRFNEAFMMHSSTSPLYTIIASCDVSAKMMDGASGRMLTQEPIEDAIRFRRMMARINREIGTGKTANDWWFGMWQPDFVTDPSTGKKMDFADAGINLLGKEPSCWVLHPEDSWHGFTDLPDDYCMLDPIKVTVLMPGVKDDGTPADWGIPAAIVVKFLDTKGIVNEKSGDYNILFLFSMGITKGKWGTLVTELFEFKRHWEEETPLEEVFPDLVKEWPERYGGMTLPGLVNDMHDYMKKTEQGKLLQEAYEKLPEQVMTYAEAYRCLVRNEVEHVAVSDMENRIVATGVFPYPPGIPVLAPGESAGKKKGAIIKYLLALQEFDKKFPGFEHDIHGVENVNGKYMIYCLKE, translated from the coding sequence ATGAACCCCGAGGAGAGACTCCAGGTAGGAGTTATCGACGCGAATGTTCATACAGACACTCCGGCAGGAAGGGCTGTAACAAAAATTATCCAGGATCTGGCCGAATACGGAATCGAGGTCACTGTACTTGTATCTACAGAAGATGCAAGAGCAGCTCTCTCTAACCTGCCGTCGGCAGACTGCATAATGGTGAACTGGAACGTCGGTGAATCGGATGATAGTCCTGCCGGAAAGAAGGTTGCCTCAGGGGTTGATGCAAACCTAATCATATCCGAGATCAGGAAACGAAATGAGGAGATCCCGATCTTTCTCATGGGCGAACCTACGAGTGAACCGCCGAAAAAGCTCCCTATCGAGATGATTAAAGGGATCAACGAGTTCGTCTGGGTGATGGACGACACCGCCGAATTCCTTGCGGGACGAATAAGAGCAGCGGCAAAGAGGTACAGGGATCAACTCCTTCCCCCGTTCTTCGGCGAACTGGTGAATTTCTCCCGCGACTTCGAATATTCATGGCACACGCCCGGTCATGCAGGCGGAACCGCATTCAGGAAATCGCCGGCAGGAAGGGCATTCTTCAATTTCTTCGGCGAACAGTTGTTCAGGTCAGACATATCCATCTCAGTAGGCGAACTCGGCTCCCTTCTCGACCATTCCGGGCCGGTAGGAGAGGCGGAAAGATACGCGGCAAAGGTGTTCGGTGCGGATTCCACCTATTTTGTCACCAACGGAACGTCGACATCGAACAAGATCGTCTTCTTCGGGAGGGTCACCGCAGACGACATTGTCCTCGTCGACAGGAACTGCCACAAATCGGCGGAGCATGCACTGACCATGACTCATGCGGTCCCGGTATACCTCATTCCGACAAGGAACAGGTACGGGATCATCGGTCCGATACATCCCGAAGAGTTCTCACCTGAAACTATCAAAGCGAAGATTGCGGCCTCCCCGCTGACAAAGAAACTGAAAAACAAGACTCCCATCCACTCGATAATTACAAATTCAACCTACGACGGCCTCTGTTATCACGCGGAATGGGTGGAGAACGAGCTCGGAAAGAGTGTCGACAGCATCCACTTCGACGAGGCATGGTATGGATATGCACGCTTCAATCCGATGTACCGCAACCGCTTCGCGATGAGGGACGGTGCCAAGAACCCCGGAGGGCCCACGGTCTTTGCAACGCAGTCGACCCATAAACTGCTCGCTGCACTCTCACAGGCATCCATGGTCCATGTCAGAAACGGAAGGGTGCCGATCGAACACTCGAGGTTCAACGAGGCGTTCATGATGCACTCCTCGACCTCCCCGCTCTATACCATAATCGCCTCCTGCGATGTCTCCGCGAAGATGATGGACGGGGCATCGGGAAGGATGCTCACACAGGAGCCGATCGAGGACGCGATCAGGTTCAGGCGGATGATGGCGAGGATCAACAGGGAGATCGGTACGGGAAAAACGGCGAACGACTGGTGGTTCGGAATGTGGCAGCCTGATTTCGTAACAGATCCATCCACCGGCAAGAAGATGGACTTCGCCGACGCAGGCATCAACCTGCTGGGCAAAGAGCCGTCATGCTGGGTTCTCCACCCCGAGGACAGCTGGCACGGGTTCACTGATCTCCCCGACGACTACTGCATGCTCGACCCGATAAAGGTGACCGTGCTCATGCCCGGAGTAAAAGACGACGGAACACCGGCCGACTGGGGAATACCAGCGGCAATCGTCGTCAAGTTCCTGGACACGAAAGGAATCGTCAACGAGAAGTCGGGCGACTACAACATACTCTTCCTCTTCTCTATGGGAATCACCAAGGGCAAGTGGGGAACGCTTGTCACCGAACTCTTCGAATTCAAGCGCCACTGGGAAGAGGAAACACCGCTCGAAGAGGTCTTCCCCGATCTTGTGAAGGAATGGCCGGAGAGGTACGGCGGAATGACCCTGCCCGGACTGGTCAACGATATGCACGATTACATGAAAAAGACCGAGCAGGGCAAACTCCTCCAGGAGGCCTACGAGAAACTGCCCGAACAGGTCATGACATACGCGGAGGCCTACAGGTGCCTCGTCCGCAACGAAGTGGAGCATGTCGCAGTCTCTGATATGGAGAACAGGATCGTTGCAACCGGAGTGTTCCCGTATCCGCCAGGAATCCCTGTCCTCGCACCCGGCGAATCGGCGGGAAAGAAGAAAGGAGCGATCATCAAATATCTCCTTGCACTCCAGGAATTCGACAAGAAGTTCCCGGGATTCGAGCACGACATACACGGCGTTGAGAACGTGAACGGGAAGTACATGATATACTGCCTGAAGGAGTGA
- a CDS encoding cobalamin B12-binding domain-containing protein, with amino-acid sequence MTDVREDFINALVDLDETKCIDLAKQRVEAGEDPFTILEDLREATDRIGNMFEEGRFFVSDLMMAGEILKQIMVVLKPAFGDRKIESKGTIVIGTVEGDVHDIGKNIVTALLEAEGFTVVDLGVDQPPEAFINAIKENKPLVVSLSGLLTEAIDSMKKTVDAIKAAGLRDSVKIIIGGGRTDEEAKEYIGADDWSDDATSGVRKIKKLAGVA; translated from the coding sequence ATGACAGACGTGAGAGAAGATTTTATAAATGCACTCGTAGATCTCGACGAGACGAAATGCATCGACCTTGCGAAGCAGAGGGTCGAAGCCGGAGAAGACCCCTTCACCATCCTGGAAGACCTCAGAGAGGCTACCGACAGAATAGGCAATATGTTCGAAGAGGGCCGGTTCTTTGTCTCGGACCTCATGATGGCGGGAGAGATCCTCAAACAGATAATGGTGGTGCTCAAGCCCGCATTCGGAGACCGGAAGATCGAAAGCAAAGGAACGATCGTCATCGGAACGGTCGAAGGCGACGTCCACGATATCGGAAAGAACATAGTCACCGCACTTCTTGAAGCGGAAGGATTCACGGTCGTCGATCTCGGTGTCGACCAGCCGCCCGAGGCGTTCATCAATGCGATCAAGGAGAACAAACCGCTCGTCGTAAGCCTTTCCGGGCTCCTGACCGAGGCTATCGATTCGATGAAGAAGACCGTCGATGCAATCAAGGCCGCCGGACTCCGCGACAGTGTAAAGATAATCATCGGAGGAGGAAGAACCGACGAAGAGGCGAAGGAATACATCGGCGCAGACGACTGGTCCGACGATGCAACGAGCGGCGTCAGGAAGATTAAGAAACTCGCAGGGGTGGCGTAG
- a CDS encoding PAS domain S-box protein produces MIKILYVDDEPVLLELARIFIEKSGDFSVDTAESAALALELMKTGEYDAVISDYQMAGMDGIDLLKAIRASGDKIPFIIFTGKGREEVVIQAFENGADFYIQKGGEPNSQFVELVHKVRQSIALRQTEAALKDSEEKYRLLVEKANEAIFIAQDHQVRFSNPRFSSIIDIPPGEMVGKSIDDLIHPDDREMVLGRYERRITGKSAPEEYEFRVLDSSGNTHWVKIHATPIHWEERPALLIILDEITERKAAEDELQESNQKLAELNEELRMHLNTIEERNDEIQGAYEQLKAAEEELRQNYNELGQKEILLRESEEKFRRIVETAEEGIWEMDNREMTTFVNKKMAEMLGYSTKEMVGRKISSFIHDEDQKDHLSEIEHRKGGESGLYVRRMMRKDGEIRWMKVKSTHVFGKSGNFRGSFAMVSDITEQKYAEDALRESRQDLMDIIDFLPDATFVIDNHGRVIAWNRAIEEMTGVRSEDIVGRGNYEYALPFYRERKPILIDMVLENDFLGESHYPSVITDGNRLVSEIEIPYLYGGKGAYLWFIATPLYDSSGKITGAIESIRDITAKREFEETLVNRNKELTSAYEQLAVMEEELRQGYDELEKGHTELRESEEKYRNLIENAPIGIFTSTSDGEFLTLNGTGAKILGFSSPEEVTGNPGSLKEILHSDPAGSDLLTDILLEKGYLEDFNFEYIKKGETKKKHLKINACISQSNKDGSFIVLGFFDDVGDVKNIRETLENANHKLKLLYSITRHDILNSVMAAYCFIELLKNPEDPEYGQYIETLHELLEKIQKQIEFTREYENLGSHVPVWQNLAEILAVVRSQSSLPFEIVGCDIEILADPILRKVFDTLLDNTVRHGGGSVSRVEVSCMRSENGGYSIVWKDDGTGIPDDDKELIFERGFGKNTGLGLFLAREILAISGVEIKECGSPGKGARFEMTVPEGKYRVIYGC; encoded by the coding sequence ATGATAAAGATTCTTTATGTCGACGACGAACCCGTTCTTCTCGAACTTGCAAGGATATTTATTGAAAAGAGCGGTGACTTTTCTGTCGATACTGCCGAATCCGCAGCTTTGGCACTTGAACTGATGAAAACGGGAGAATACGATGCGGTTATCTCCGATTACCAGATGGCCGGAATGGACGGTATCGATCTCCTGAAGGCCATCCGTGCCTCAGGCGACAAAATCCCCTTCATCATATTCACGGGCAAGGGCCGGGAAGAGGTTGTAATCCAGGCCTTTGAAAACGGAGCCGATTTCTACATCCAGAAGGGAGGAGAACCCAACTCCCAGTTTGTAGAGCTTGTCCATAAGGTGAGACAGTCGATCGCGTTAAGGCAGACCGAGGCAGCACTAAAGGACAGCGAAGAGAAGTACCGCCTGCTCGTCGAAAAAGCGAACGAAGCGATCTTTATTGCACAGGATCACCAGGTCAGGTTTTCCAATCCGCGTTTTTCCTCCATTATCGATATTCCCCCGGGTGAAATGGTTGGAAAATCTATCGACGATTTAATCCACCCCGATGATCGCGAGATGGTGCTCGGCCGTTATGAACGCAGAATCACGGGGAAAAGTGCTCCCGAGGAGTACGAATTCAGGGTCCTCGATTCCTCCGGGAATACGCACTGGGTGAAGATTCATGCCACCCCTATTCACTGGGAAGAGAGGCCGGCCCTTCTGATTATACTTGACGAGATCACTGAACGAAAGGCAGCCGAAGATGAACTTCAGGAAAGCAATCAAAAGCTCGCCGAGCTCAATGAAGAGCTCAGGATGCACCTGAATACCATAGAAGAGAGAAATGACGAAATCCAGGGGGCGTATGAACAGCTCAAGGCAGCCGAGGAGGAGCTCAGACAGAACTACAACGAACTGGGACAGAAAGAAATTCTTCTCCGGGAGAGCGAGGAAAAATTCAGGCGTATTGTCGAGACGGCGGAGGAAGGCATCTGGGAGATGGACAACCGGGAGATGACCACCTTCGTGAATAAAAAAATGGCCGAGATGCTTGGATATTCCACAAAAGAGATGGTCGGAAGAAAGATTTCGTCATTCATCCACGACGAAGATCAAAAAGATCACCTGTCTGAGATCGAGCACAGAAAAGGGGGTGAAAGCGGTCTATACGTCCGGAGAATGATGAGAAAGGACGGGGAGATCAGGTGGATGAAGGTGAAATCGACTCATGTCTTTGGAAAAAGCGGGAACTTCAGGGGTTCGTTTGCCATGGTCTCCGATATTACCGAACAGAAATATGCCGAAGATGCATTAAGAGAGAGCAGACAGGATCTTATGGACATCATCGATTTCCTTCCCGATGCGACGTTCGTAATAGACAATCACGGCAGGGTTATTGCATGGAACCGGGCTATTGAGGAGATGACTGGGGTCCGGTCCGAAGATATCGTCGGCAGGGGCAACTACGAGTATGCCCTGCCCTTCTACAGGGAAAGAAAGCCCATTCTTATCGATATGGTCCTGGAAAACGATTTTCTTGGTGAATCTCATTATCCTTCCGTCATAACCGACGGGAACAGGCTCGTATCCGAGATCGAGATCCCGTATTTATACGGCGGCAAAGGCGCCTATCTCTGGTTCATCGCAACACCGCTCTATGATTCCAGTGGAAAAATCACCGGTGCCATCGAATCTATCCGGGATATTACAGCCAAAAGAGAGTTCGAGGAAACCCTGGTAAACAGGAATAAAGAACTGACTTCAGCTTATGAACAGCTTGCGGTTATGGAGGAAGAACTTCGCCAGGGCTACGACGAACTGGAAAAAGGCCACACGGAACTCAGGGAAAGCGAAGAGAAATACCGGAACCTGATCGAGAATGCTCCAATTGGTATATTCACCAGCACGTCGGACGGTGAATTTCTTACCCTAAACGGAACCGGGGCGAAAATTCTCGGTTTCTCCTCTCCGGAAGAAGTTACAGGCAATCCCGGATCCCTGAAAGAGATTCTGCATTCTGACCCTGCCGGAAGCGATCTTCTGACAGATATTCTCCTGGAGAAAGGCTATCTTGAGGACTTCAATTTTGAATACATAAAAAAAGGTGAGACGAAAAAGAAGCACCTGAAAATCAATGCCTGCATCTCGCAGAGTAATAAGGACGGCTCATTTATTGTCCTGGGATTCTTCGACGATGTCGGGGATGTTAAAAACATCCGGGAAACACTTGAGAATGCAAACCACAAGCTGAAACTCCTCTACAGCATTACACGCCATGACATCCTAAACAGCGTCATGGCTGCTTACTGTTTCATCGAACTGCTGAAAAATCCTGAAGATCCGGAGTACGGGCAGTATATAGAGACTCTCCATGAACTTCTTGAAAAGATCCAGAAGCAGATCGAATTTACGAGAGAGTACGAGAACCTCGGTTCGCATGTGCCTGTATGGCAGAACCTGGCTGAGATTCTCGCTGTTGTAAGAAGCCAGAGTTCTCTTCCTTTTGAAATAGTTGGCTGCGATATCGAGATCTTAGCCGACCCAATCCTGAGGAAGGTCTTCGATACTCTTCTCGACAATACCGTGCGACATGGCGGTGGTTCAGTTTCACGGGTAGAGGTCTCATGCATGCGTTCCGAAAACGGCGGATACAGTATAGTATGGAAGGATGACGGGACAGGGATCCCGGATGATGACAAGGAACTGATCTTCGAGCGCGGATTCGGCAAAAACACTGGTTTGGGTCTCTTCCTGGCCAGGGAGATCCTCGCGATATCAGGTGTGGAGATAAAGGAATGCGGCAGTCCGGGCAAAGGCGCAAGATTTGAAATGACTGTTCCGGAAGGAAAATACCGCGTAATATACGGCTGTTGA
- a CDS encoding uroporphyrinogen decarboxylase family protein has translation MEPAELYRQRLDRLEAVIKGKEPDRVPITAMVTIFQGHYAGYKAKDVILDAAKNKEATLKTAADFDFDSITALTGLEGTIMSMTFLKSAPELIPAARFLQAQYHPILKDVYTKWPGIELDDDAHPQFIGKEIMKVEEYDQFIENPTEYLNRVALPRICPGLAEPGSPESNAAFSKYGAQLATFGASQGDLIGSLAAMGFPTFPTAWSYSPLDVLGDFLRDIKNIVIDLFRYPEKVKQAVEALTPMLIESARITGTVPPEMKKALGTDIVECFFPLHLNEYLNPKQYDEFYWPALKKVLEETIAMGQTPYILFEGRHDAHLETLLELPKGKVIAVFDKTDPRKVRDVVGDHVILSSGPPNSLLIGGTPQKVDDYMKSMLTDCKEGGMMIYPGVDGGISGDARPENVQAMIKAVQKYGTY, from the coding sequence ATGGAGCCCGCAGAACTCTACCGCCAGAGGCTTGACAGGTTAGAGGCGGTAATCAAAGGAAAAGAGCCGGACCGCGTTCCGATAACGGCCATGGTAACCATATTCCAGGGCCATTATGCAGGATACAAGGCAAAAGATGTCATACTCGATGCGGCGAAGAACAAGGAAGCGACCCTTAAGACGGCTGCCGATTTCGATTTCGATTCGATAACCGCCCTTACCGGACTTGAAGGAACGATCATGAGCATGACGTTCCTTAAATCGGCTCCCGAACTCATTCCCGCCGCAAGGTTCCTGCAGGCCCAGTACCACCCGATCTTAAAAGATGTCTACACTAAATGGCCGGGAATCGAGCTCGATGACGATGCCCACCCGCAGTTCATCGGCAAGGAGATCATGAAGGTCGAAGAATACGACCAGTTCATCGAAAACCCTACAGAATACCTGAACCGTGTTGCACTGCCGAGGATCTGTCCGGGGCTTGCTGAACCGGGATCTCCGGAATCTAACGCTGCATTCTCAAAATACGGCGCCCAGCTTGCCACTTTCGGTGCATCACAGGGCGATCTCATAGGCTCTCTTGCGGCGATGGGTTTTCCGACATTTCCGACTGCATGGAGCTATTCGCCGCTCGATGTACTCGGAGATTTCCTTCGCGACATAAAGAACATAGTCATCGATCTCTTCAGGTACCCGGAAAAAGTAAAACAGGCGGTTGAAGCCCTTACACCGATGTTGATAGAATCGGCAAGGATAACGGGAACTGTCCCGCCGGAGATGAAGAAGGCGCTCGGCACCGATATCGTCGAATGCTTCTTCCCGCTGCACTTAAACGAGTACCTCAACCCGAAACAATACGACGAGTTCTACTGGCCGGCCCTGAAAAAAGTGCTCGAAGAAACTATCGCAATGGGTCAGACGCCGTACATCCTCTTTGAGGGGCGTCACGACGCACATCTCGAAACACTCCTCGAACTTCCAAAAGGAAAGGTGATCGCCGTATTCGACAAGACCGACCCGAGAAAGGTGAGAGATGTCGTCGGCGATCATGTAATTCTTTCAAGCGGTCCGCCCAACTCACTCCTTATCGGTGGAACGCCCCAGAAGGTCGACGACTACATGAAGAGTATGCTCACCGACTGCAAGGAAGGCGGAATGATGATCTACCCCGGAGTCGACGGCGGAATCTCCGGAGATGCCAGACCTGAAAATGTTCAGGCGATGATCAAAGCAGTACAGAAATACGGAACATACTGA
- a CDS encoding amino acid permease, which translates to MSEETKTGKGVKKVYLGIFALAMINVAAVLSIRNFPSMAIYGWSCIGWYIIGTILFLIPISLAGAELATGWPEGGGVYAWVKQAFGERDGFIALFCEWSNNLVWFPTVLSFIAATLAFALTPNLTSSPLYMFTVMMIAFWGTTAVAYFGENASTKLSNFGVVLGSIIPAVVITLLGIWWFASGQQLVLPEFSLGEIAPEINLDTLPFFATVVLLFAGMEMAGFHALEVRNPQTDFPKAIGISAVIIFFCTIAATLAIAFVIPANQLSLASGVMQAIQYFFDSAGLSAFVGPMALLITIGGVVNLAAWLIGPAKGLGVIAEEGNMPPMFDRTNKYGAPVAVLVTQALIGSVISLLYVFLPSVNQAYWILSAMTVELLCIVYFLVFAALIKLRYSQPDKPRPFKIPGGMPGVWIVGGMGAVGVVFSFIVGLMPPSYYDNTIGYVVAVLFGTFVLAVPPLIFLKLKKPSWAKGANKEVAQDE; encoded by the coding sequence ATGAGCGAAGAAACAAAGACAGGCAAGGGAGTAAAGAAAGTCTATCTCGGCATATTCGCCCTTGCGATGATAAACGTCGCCGCAGTGCTGAGCATCAGGAACTTTCCGTCGATGGCAATCTACGGGTGGTCGTGTATCGGGTGGTACATCATCGGGACGATACTATTCCTGATCCCGATCTCCCTTGCGGGTGCCGAACTTGCAACAGGCTGGCCCGAGGGCGGTGGTGTCTACGCATGGGTAAAGCAGGCGTTCGGGGAGAGAGACGGATTTATCGCGCTCTTCTGCGAATGGTCGAACAACCTCGTCTGGTTCCCGACCGTCCTGTCGTTCATCGCAGCGACACTCGCATTCGCCCTTACACCGAATCTTACATCGAGCCCGCTGTATATGTTCACCGTGATGATGATCGCATTCTGGGGAACTACCGCAGTCGCATATTTCGGCGAAAATGCCTCGACTAAACTCAGCAACTTCGGCGTAGTGCTCGGCAGCATCATCCCTGCGGTAGTGATCACGCTTCTCGGGATCTGGTGGTTTGCATCCGGGCAGCAGCTGGTTCTCCCTGAATTTTCACTTGGAGAGATTGCACCGGAGATAAATCTCGATACACTGCCTTTCTTCGCAACGGTTGTTCTTCTCTTTGCAGGTATGGAGATGGCGGGCTTCCACGCTCTCGAAGTCAGAAACCCGCAGACGGACTTCCCGAAGGCGATCGGCATCTCGGCAGTAATAATCTTCTTCTGCACGATTGCGGCGACGCTCGCAATTGCATTTGTAATCCCGGCAAACCAGCTGAGCCTTGCATCAGGTGTTATGCAGGCGATACAGTATTTCTTTGATTCCGCGGGGCTGTCGGCTTTCGTTGGGCCTATGGCGTTGTTGATCACTATCGGCGGTGTGGTAAATCTCGCGGCATGGCTCATAGGACCTGCAAAAGGTCTCGGGGTCATTGCAGAAGAGGGGAACATGCCGCCAATGTTTGACCGGACGAACAAATACGGAGCTCCGGTTGCGGTTCTGGTCACGCAGGCGCTCATCGGCTCTGTAATCTCGCTCCTGTATGTGTTCCTGCCGTCCGTCAACCAGGCATACTGGATACTGTCGGCTATGACCGTGGAACTGCTCTGCATCGTATACTTCCTGGTATTTGCTGCTCTCATCAAACTCAGGTACAGCCAGCCCGATAAGCCGAGGCCGTTCAAGATCCCCGGCGGAATGCCGGGAGTCTGGATCGTCGGAGGGATGGGAGCAGTAGGAGTCGTATTCTCGTTCATCGTGGGACTTATGCCCCCTTCCTACTACGACAACACAATCGGCTATGTCGTAGCGGTTCTCTTCGGGACATTCGTTCTTGCGGTTCCGCCTCTTATCTTCCTTAAACTAAAGAAACCAAGCTGGGCAAAAGGTGCAAACAAGGAGGTGGCACAGGATGAATGA